The Neodiprion fabricii isolate iyNeoFabr1 chromosome 4, iyNeoFabr1.1, whole genome shotgun sequence genome window below encodes:
- the LOC124181645 gene encoding kinase D-interacting substrate of 220 kDa B isoform X4, translated as MSSETVSLLPRFKNGEQNGTIFKSGSKGAAVLTPVFIHPGRSYGTIYSYNCAFRTVVSPMQIQTLHRSDSMVSLCYRSIVNFITDDNLLGLQNFLENKRVQVDDRDENGSTALIYAASKGKIHFVRELINHGADVNVEDGDDWTALLCAAKEGYTDVCLELLEHGAQLEHRDMGGWSALMWATYKGRSETVSLLLSRGADVNAHGNYHISSLLWAAGRGYADILKDLIAHGAKVNVGDKYGTSALVWSCRKGNIEIVDALLKAGANVDTAGMYSWTALLVATLGNHVDVVMLLLEYKPNVNALDKDGCTALAIACREGHHEIANALVIAGAYINIQDRAGDTNLIHAVKGGHRGVVETLIKKYADVDIAGKDKKTAIYIAVEKGNVAMVKLLLTANPDLEIPTKDGDTPLLRAVRSRNAEIVQLLLDKKAKVSAADKKGDTVLHIAMRARSKAIVEILLRNPKNSQLLYRPNRQGETPYNIDINHPKTILGQIFGARRLNTNEDNENMLGYDLYSSALADILSEPSLSTPITVGLYAKWGSGKSFLLNKLREEMKNFARQWMDPVFQFSSLLFLVVVHVSLLIGVILGLSLQSWIIGLAIGVTFIVVLYVFLLLVWYANQRYDWYWPYNFNVALTRKLNNLKLLLQVMFCHPPGAQVGDSPSAQPTKFYFTDQTRVGTTSAGENAVVQMVGSLYDSIENDYGSLVTRLYRAFRPKMAKSTSSWKWRHVCCLPYIVIFEICFGSLLVGVSILTVYLIEFKNSDRVIEQVTAHAILLTVGLLLSVGIIANLYTWSRMLHALVFSQRRHLQRSISKLETLKSEGFIQTLRSEVNLMTEMVKCLDRFTSQQSRLVVVVDGLDSCEQDKVLLVLDAIQALFSDNHCPFIVILAIDPHVIAKAVEVNSRRLFTESNIGGHDYLRNMVHLPFYLQNSGLRKLKVAQQTAQYHKKSAWTEAEDSINYATTSAIHHSVSNRRLSTESGVMNSTEKLKPPSRKNSRKLRLSESVASSIGSNLNRLGGAHDLNKMLLTDDYFSDVNPRSMRRLMNVVYVTGRLLKAFQIDFNWYHLASWINITEQWPFRTSWMILHYDLYEETLDDSTSLKALYDKVRPQIPVLKDVQPLLEMDRDERKLDVFLTFHRSSLLISDMKIFLPFTINLDPYIKKKIKEEQQVIDEESMTSGMYKPAAPWNNHVNHQEHWPPSKSVLTNRQHRSSRGNNEQRPLQPGWVAQSAMDWQPPPWVHLPPMEPAPRPISAITSLPPDILEMKLSSLSVNGVCDLLGKVEELSPAQAARYKNVIRENNISGRVLLHCDLQELKKVLKMGFGDWELFRIVIASLREAELSSFTTHEEGPRSVRFTVGSEQITRKEPTPQNVSSRPVVVEKDKSTSRTDGSSRRDPSKQSVMEKQYQVTLEEQMICGALQTLNEEACEDVLDVPSPATAPTDSLPERIMEIRMILGLFLMITAASGWNVTFESQTVTVHMHEALSVAFTANVTEADVANGTVVVSTTRESVATVDDLPVLDSSTVNDLVWSSNLVVSGNFLGNADILLSIVSPDQENKTSDALSVIVIREERIIDTLFTVFVAVMVSIMYINFGAAMDWPLCKRTLKRPIGPTIGFVCQFIWMPLLSYGIGLVLFPDDPELRLGMFFAGVSPAGGASNIWTVILGGNLNLSVTMTTISTLAAFGMMPLWIFTLGSTIFNSANLGVPYSRIAMFAVGLVIPLGIGFLIQKKLPRVSRILVRVLKPLCSLLIIAIIVFAIITNLYLFQLFSWRIIVAGIGLPWLGYLFGYLLALVLRQPGPDITAISVETGVQNTGISIFLLRFSLPQPAADLTTIAPVSVAIMTPIPLTILWIVKLIMDRRKKSIAASAEKLQGSTVPIPTVSASTKTDNTENP; from the exons acgCTTCACCGTTCGGACTCGATGGTTTCGCTCTGTTACcgatccatcgtcaatttcaTTACTGACGACAATCTCTTGGGCTTGCAAAACTTTCTTGAGAACAAGCGGGTCCAGGTTGACGATCGCGACGAA aaTGGAAGTACGGCACTTATTTATGCCGCATCTAAAGGAAAAATACACTTTGTTCGGGAATTGATCAACCATGGAGCGGACGTGAATGTCGAAGACGGG GACGATTGGACAGCGTTATTGTGCGCAGCCAAAGAAGGATACACAGATGTATGCCTCGAGCTGCTTGAACATGGTGCCCAATTGGAGCATCGTGATATG GGAGGATGGTCAGCACTCATGTGGGCTACGTACAAAGGCAGATCCGAAACGGTATCACTGCTGTTATCTCGAGGAGCAGACGTCAATGCTCACGGCAATTATCACATATCCTCTTTGTTGTGGGCTGCGGGTCGAGGATACGCAGACATTCTCAAAGACTTGATAGCCCACGGTGCTAAAGTCAACGTCGGTGACAAG TATGGGACGTCGGCCTTGGTTTGGTCATGTCGTAAGGGGAACATAGAGATTGTTGACGCGTTATTGAAGGCCGGAGCAAACGTTGACACTGCTGGCATG TATTCGTGGACAGCTTTGCTAGTCGCTACTTTGGGAAATCACGTCGACGTTGTCATGCTACTTTTGGAGTATAAACCGAACGTTAATGCGTTGGACAAAGACGGGTGCACAGCTCTGGCTATTGCATGCAGAGAGGGACATCATGAAATAGCCAATGCTCTTGTAATCGCCGGGGCGTATATCAACATACAAGACAGAGCCGGTGACACCAATTTAATTCACGCTGTTAAGGGAGGTCACAGGGGTGTGGTTGAAACTCTTATAAAGAAGTACGCCGACGTTGATATAGCTGGAAAG GATAAAAAAACGGCGATTTACATCGCGGTTGAAAAGGGAAATGTCGCGATGGTCAAGTTGTTGTTGACAGCCAATCCTGATCTGGAGATTCCAACAAAGGATGGCGACACTCCGCTACTTCGTGCTGTGAGGTCGCGTAACGCCGAAATTGTTCAGCTTCTACTCGACAAGAAAGCAAAGGTTTCGGCGGCCGACAAAAAGGGTGATACCGTGCTTCACATTGCCATGCGGGCCAGGTCGAAAGCTatcgttgaaatattattgCGGAATCCTAAGAATAGCCAGCTACTCTACCGGCCAAATCGACAGGGAGAGACACCCTACAATATAGATATCAATCATCCGAAGACGATACTGGGACAAATATTTGGTGCTA GACGATTGAACACTAATGAGGACAATGAAAATATGCTTGGATATGATCTGTACAGTAGCGCGTTAGCCGACATTCTCAGTGAACCTTCACTCTCCACACCGATTACTGTCGGTCTCTATGCAAAATGGGGCTCTGGGAAATCATTTTTACTCAACAAGCTTAGAG aggagatgaaaaattttgcacgaCAATGGATGGATCCAGTATTCCAGTTTTCGTCATTACTGTTCCTTGTCGTTGTTCACGTATCTTTACTAATCGGAGTGATACTGGGCCTTTCCCTTCAATCCTGGATCATTGGACTTGCCATTGGCGTTACTTTTATCGTTGTACTCTACGTGTTCCTGCTTCTTGTTTGGTACGCCAATCAAAG atacGACTGGTACTGGCCGTACAATTTCAACGTAGCTCTCACCAGAAAATTGAACAACTTGAAGCTACTGCTCCAAGTTATGTTTTGCCATCCACCCGGTGCTCAAGTTGGCGATTCTCCCAGTGCTCAGCCTACCAAATTTTACTTCACCGATCAAACTCGCGTTGGCACAACTTCGGCGGGTGAAAATGCGGTTGTACAAATGGTCGGATCCTTGTATGACTCGATCGAAAATGATTACGGGTCGCTAGTTACCAGACTTTATAGAGCATTCAGACCAAAGATGGCAAAATCGACATCATCCTGGAAATGGAGACACGTTTGTTGCTTGCCCTATATTGTGATATTCGAAATTTGCTTCGGCTCGCTTCTGGTCGGAGTCTCGATACTTACCGTCTACCTTATCGAGTTCAAGAATTCTGA CCGTGTTATCGAACAAGTAACCGCTCATGCGATTCTGTTAACAGTTGGGCTGCTGCTTTCCGTTGGCATTATAGCCAACTTGTATACATGGAGCAGGATGCTGCACGCCTTGGTATTTTCTCAAAGAAGGCATTTACAACGGAGTATTTCAAAGCTGGAAACGTTGAAAAGCGAAGGATTTATACAGACTTTACGGTCGGAGGTCAATTTAATGACTGAAATG GTGAAATGTTTGGATAGATTTACTTCACAACAGAGTCGGCTAGTGGTTGTTGTCGATGGGTTGGACAGTTGCGAACAAGACAAAGTACTCCTAGTCCTCGATGCTATTCAAGCGTTATTCAGCGACAATCACTGCCCGTTTATCGTCATCTTAGCCATTGATCCTCACGTCATTGCCAAG GCGGTGGAAGTGAATAGCAGGAGACTATTTACAGAATCCAATATTGGCGGTCACGACTACCTCCGCAACATGGTTCACCTACCGTTTTACCTTCAAAATAGTGGCTTACGAAAGCTGAAAGTGGCCCAACAGACGGCCCAGTATCACAAAAAGAGTGCATGGACAGAAGCAGAGGACAGTATTAACTATGCAACAACAAGCGCCATTCATCACTCGGTCTCAAACAGGAGACTCAGCACCGAATCGGGCGTTATGAATAGcacagaaaaattgaaacctcCGAGCAGAAAGAACAGCAGGAAACTCAGGCTGAGCGAATCTGTAGCTAGCAGTATTGGCAGCAACTTGAATAGACTGGGCGGCGCTcatgatttgaataaaatgttgctCACCGATGATTACTTTAGCGATGTAAATCCTCGTAGTATGAGACGACTTATGAACGTAGTATACGTTACAG GAAGACTGCTGAAAGCATTCCAAATAGATTTTAATTGGTATCATCTGGCCAGTTGGATCAACATCACAGAACAGTGGCCTTTTAGAACTTCTTGGATGATCCTACATTATGATCTCTATGAAGAAACGCTCGACGATTCCACATCCCTCAAAGCTCTGTACGATAA AGTGCGACCTCAGATACCGGTACTAAAAGACGTTCAACCCCTATTGGAAATGGATAGAGACGAGCGAAAACTCGATGTATTTCTTACTTTTCATCGATCTAGTCTTTTGATAtcagatatgaaaatattcctTCCGTTTACGATAAATCTCGATCCatatataaagaaaaagattaAAGAAGAGCAGCAGGTAATCGACGAGGAGAGTATGACTTCTGGTATGTACAAACCAGCCGCGCCGTGGAACAATCACGTCAATCATCAGGAACACTGGCCACCCAGTAAAAGCGTGTTAACTAATCGCCAACACAGATCATCCAGAGGAAACAATGAACAACGTCCGTTACAGCCAGGCTGGGTTGCACAATCGGCAATGGATTGGCAGCCTCCACCATGGGTACATTTGCCCCCTATGGAACCTGCGCCTAGGCCAATATCTGCAATCACTAGTCTTCCG CCAGACATtttggaaatgaaattatCGAGTCTCTCGGTTAATGGAGTTTGCGATCTCCTTGGGAAAGTAGAAGAACTAAGTCCAGCCCAAGCAGCCCGTTACAAAAATGTCATCAGGGAAAATAATATAAGTGGTCGAGTACTACTTCACTGTGATCTACAAGAGCTGAAAAAA GTACTTAAAATGGGGTTCGGAGATTGGGAACTTTTCCGTATCGTTATTGCGTCTCTTAGGGAAGCGGAACTTTCATCTTTTACAACTCATGAAGAAGGTCCTCGCAGCGTTCGATTTACCGTAGGATCAGAGCAAATTACACGCAAAG AACCAACGCCGCAAAATGTTTCATCGCGACCTGTTGTTGTGGAAAAAGATAAGTCTACATCACGAACCGATGGCTCTTCTAGACGAGATCCGAGCAAGCAATCTGTAATGGAAAAACAG TATCAG GTAACCCTTGAGGAACAAATGATCTGCGGAGCCCTGCAGACGTTGAATGAGGAGGCGTGCGAAGATGTGCTAGATGTACCTTCGCCAGCAACAGCTCCAACCGACTCACTTCCAG AGAGAATCATGGAGATACGAATGATTCTGGGACTTTTCCTGATGATCACTGCGGCGTCGGGATGGAATGTTACGTTTGAATCGCAGACGGTGACGGTTCACATGCACGAGGCACTTTCCGTGGCATTCACCGCCAACGTAACAGAGGCCGACGTTGCAAACGGGACCGTCGTCGTCTCGACGACGAGAGAATCCGTAGCAACCGTTGATGATTTGCCGGTGTTGGATTCGAGCACGGTGAACGATTTGGTTTGGAGTAGCAACCTTGTCGTGTCCGGTAACTTTCTCGGCAATGCCGACATCCTTCTGTCCATCGTATCTCCCGACcag GAGAACAAGACCTCGGACGCCCTGTCGGTGATCGTTATTCGAGAAGAGCGTATCATCGATACACTTTTCACAGTATTCGTTGCCGTCATGGTCTCAATAATGTACATCAACTTTGGCGCTGCCATGGACTGGCCACTCTGCAAACGTACCTTGAAGCGACCGATCGGTCCGACGATCGGGTTCGTTTGCCAGTTTATCTGGATGCCGCTG CTGAGTTACGGCATTGGATTAGTCCTGTTTCCAGACGATCCTGAACTGCGGTTGGGAATGTTTTTCGCCGGGGTGAGTCCTGCCGGAGGTGCATCTAATATTTGGACAGTAATTTTGGGTGGCAATCTCAATTTATCTGTAACAATGACCACCATCAGTACATTGGCAGCGTTTG GCATGATGCCGCTGTGGATCTTCACCCTTGGGAGTACGATTTTCAACAGTGCAAACCTCGGGGTTCCGTACTCGAGGATAGCAATGTTCGCAGTTGGTCTTGTCATTCCATTGGGTATCGGATTCCTGATTCAGAAAAAACTGCCAAGGGTCTCAAGGATACTAGTAAGAGTACTGAAGCCGTTGTGCAGTCTGCTGATCATTGCTATCATCGTATTCGCCATTATTACCAATCTGTATCTCTTTCAACTGTTTTCGTGGAGG ATCATTGTTGCTGGTATTGGATTACCCTGGCTGGGGTATTTGTTTGGGTATTTGCTCGCTCTTGTTCTGAGGCAACCGGGCCCTGATATAACAGCAATCTCCGTCGAAACCGGAGTTCAAAACACCGGAATCTCGATATTTCTACTCAGATTCTCGTTGCCGCAACCAGCTGCTGATTTGACCACCA TTGCTCCAGTATCAGTTGCGATAATGACGCCAATTCCATTGACTATTCTTTGGATCGTGAAACTGATTATGGATCGACGGAAAAAATCGATCGCTGCTTCAGCTGAGAAACTTCAAGGATCTACAGTGCCGATACCAACCGTATCTGCATCTACTAAAACGGACAACACCGAAAATCCTTGA
- the LOC124181645 gene encoding kinase D-interacting substrate of 220 kDa B isoform X9 produces MIRYVGDGVGGVGTEGLARRHSSNVVDGTTKLSDRDGILNNQGSVATNVRRKRHSFLHLHLPEHQGWSASNLAGGNQHHHTFASHLSHFHVPTLTFTAPAADGTGRKFSFGIRRHSHTTLHRSDSMVSLCYRSIVNFITDDNLLGLQNFLENKRVQVDDRDENGSTALIYAASKGKIHFVRELINHGADVNVEDGDDWTALLCAAKEGYTDVCLELLEHGAQLEHRDMGGWSALMWATYKGRSETVSLLLSRGADVNAHGNYHISSLLWAAGRGYADILKDLIAHGAKVNVGDKYGTSALVWSCRKGNIEIVDALLKAGANVDTAGMYSWTALLVATLGNHVDVVMLLLEYKPNVNALDKDGCTALAIACREGHHEIANALVIAGAYINIQDRAGDTNLIHAVKGGHRGVVETLIKKYADVDIAGKDKKTAIYIAVEKGNVAMVKLLLTANPDLEIPTKDGDTPLLRAVRSRNAEIVQLLLDKKAKVSAADKKGDTVLHIAMRARSKAIVEILLRNPKNSQLLYRPNRQGETPYNIDINHPKTILGQIFGARRLNTNEDNENMLGYDLYSSALADILSEPSLSTPITVGLYAKWGSGKSFLLNKLREEMKNFARQWMDPVFQFSSLLFLVVVHVSLLIGVILGLSLQSWIIGLAIGVTFIVVLYVFLLLVWYANQSRVIEQVTAHAILLTVGLLLSVGIIANLYTWSRMLHALVFSQRRHLQRSISKLETLKSEGFIQTLRSEVNLMTEMVKCLDRFTSQQSRLVVVVDGLDSCEQDKVLLVLDAIQALFSDNHCPFIVILAIDPHVIAKAVEVNSRRLFTESNIGGHDYLRNMVHLPFYLQNSGLRKLKVAQQTAQYHKKSAWTEAEDSINYATTSAIHHSVSNRRLSTESGVMNSTEKLKPPSRKNSRKLRLSESVASSIGSNLNRLGGAHDLNKMLLTDDYFSDVNPRSMRRLMNVVYVTGRLLKAFQIDFNWYHLASWINITEQWPFRTSWMILHYDLYEETLDDSTSLKALYDKVRPQIPVLKDVQPLLEMDRDERKLDVFLTFHRSSLLISDMKIFLPFTINLDPYIKKKIKEEQQVIDEESMTSGMYKPAAPWNNHVNHQEHWPPSKSVLTNRQHRSSRGNNEQRPLQPGWVAQSAMDWQPPPWVHLPPMEPAPRPISAITSLPPDILEMKLSSLSVNGVCDLLGKVEELSPAQAARYKNVIRENNISGRVLLHCDLQELKKVLKMGFGDWELFRIVIASLREAELSSFTTHEEGPRSVRFTVGSEQITRKEPTPQNVSSRPVVVEKDKSTSRTDGSSRRDPSKQSVMEKQYQVTLEEQMICGALQTLNEEACEDVLDVPSPATAPTDSLPERIMEIRMILGLFLMITAASGWNVTFESQTVTVHMHEALSVAFTANVTEADVANGTVVVSTTRESVATVDDLPVLDSSTVNDLVWSSNLVVSGNFLGNADILLSIVSPDQENKTSDALSVIVIREERIIDTLFTVFVAVMVSIMYINFGAAMDWPLCKRTLKRPIGPTIGFVCQFIWMPLLSYGIGLVLFPDDPELRLGMFFAGVSPAGGASNIWTVILGGNLNLSVTMTTISTLAAFGMMPLWIFTLGSTIFNSANLGVPYSRIAMFAVGLVIPLGIGFLIQKKLPRVSRILVRVLKPLCSLLIIAIIVFAIITNLYLFQLFSWRIIVAGIGLPWLGYLFGYLLALVLRQPGPDITAISVETGVQNTGISIFLLRFSLPQPAADLTTIAPVSVAIMTPIPLTILWIVKLIMDRRKKSIAASAEKLQGSTVPIPTVSASTKTDNTENP; encoded by the exons ATGATTCGTTACGTTGGAGATGGCGTTGGTGGTGTTGGTACCGAAGGGCTGGCTAGACGTCATTCCTCGAATGTCGTGGATGGTACGACGAAGCTGAGTGACCGAGATGGGATCCTGAATAATCAAGGTTCCGTAGCTACGAACGTGAGGAGAAAACGTCACTCTTTTCTTCATCTACATTTGCCGGAACATCAAGGATGGTCGGCGAGCAACCTCGCCGGCGGTAATCAACACCATCACACATTCGCTTCTCATCTGTCTCACTTCCACGTGCCTACCTTGACGTTCACCGCACCAGCTGCCGATGGAACTGGTCGGAAGTTCAGCTTTGGCATCCGGAGACACTCGCACACG acgCTTCACCGTTCGGACTCGATGGTTTCGCTCTGTTACcgatccatcgtcaatttcaTTACTGACGACAATCTCTTGGGCTTGCAAAACTTTCTTGAGAACAAGCGGGTCCAGGTTGACGATCGCGACGAA aaTGGAAGTACGGCACTTATTTATGCCGCATCTAAAGGAAAAATACACTTTGTTCGGGAATTGATCAACCATGGAGCGGACGTGAATGTCGAAGACGGG GACGATTGGACAGCGTTATTGTGCGCAGCCAAAGAAGGATACACAGATGTATGCCTCGAGCTGCTTGAACATGGTGCCCAATTGGAGCATCGTGATATG GGAGGATGGTCAGCACTCATGTGGGCTACGTACAAAGGCAGATCCGAAACGGTATCACTGCTGTTATCTCGAGGAGCAGACGTCAATGCTCACGGCAATTATCACATATCCTCTTTGTTGTGGGCTGCGGGTCGAGGATACGCAGACATTCTCAAAGACTTGATAGCCCACGGTGCTAAAGTCAACGTCGGTGACAAG TATGGGACGTCGGCCTTGGTTTGGTCATGTCGTAAGGGGAACATAGAGATTGTTGACGCGTTATTGAAGGCCGGAGCAAACGTTGACACTGCTGGCATG TATTCGTGGACAGCTTTGCTAGTCGCTACTTTGGGAAATCACGTCGACGTTGTCATGCTACTTTTGGAGTATAAACCGAACGTTAATGCGTTGGACAAAGACGGGTGCACAGCTCTGGCTATTGCATGCAGAGAGGGACATCATGAAATAGCCAATGCTCTTGTAATCGCCGGGGCGTATATCAACATACAAGACAGAGCCGGTGACACCAATTTAATTCACGCTGTTAAGGGAGGTCACAGGGGTGTGGTTGAAACTCTTATAAAGAAGTACGCCGACGTTGATATAGCTGGAAAG GATAAAAAAACGGCGATTTACATCGCGGTTGAAAAGGGAAATGTCGCGATGGTCAAGTTGTTGTTGACAGCCAATCCTGATCTGGAGATTCCAACAAAGGATGGCGACACTCCGCTACTTCGTGCTGTGAGGTCGCGTAACGCCGAAATTGTTCAGCTTCTACTCGACAAGAAAGCAAAGGTTTCGGCGGCCGACAAAAAGGGTGATACCGTGCTTCACATTGCCATGCGGGCCAGGTCGAAAGCTatcgttgaaatattattgCGGAATCCTAAGAATAGCCAGCTACTCTACCGGCCAAATCGACAGGGAGAGACACCCTACAATATAGATATCAATCATCCGAAGACGATACTGGGACAAATATTTGGTGCTA GACGATTGAACACTAATGAGGACAATGAAAATATGCTTGGATATGATCTGTACAGTAGCGCGTTAGCCGACATTCTCAGTGAACCTTCACTCTCCACACCGATTACTGTCGGTCTCTATGCAAAATGGGGCTCTGGGAAATCATTTTTACTCAACAAGCTTAGAG aggagatgaaaaattttgcacgaCAATGGATGGATCCAGTATTCCAGTTTTCGTCATTACTGTTCCTTGTCGTTGTTCACGTATCTTTACTAATCGGAGTGATACTGGGCCTTTCCCTTCAATCCTGGATCATTGGACTTGCCATTGGCGTTACTTTTATCGTTGTACTCTACGTGTTCCTGCTTCTTGTTTGGTACGCCAATCAAAG CCGTGTTATCGAACAAGTAACCGCTCATGCGATTCTGTTAACAGTTGGGCTGCTGCTTTCCGTTGGCATTATAGCCAACTTGTATACATGGAGCAGGATGCTGCACGCCTTGGTATTTTCTCAAAGAAGGCATTTACAACGGAGTATTTCAAAGCTGGAAACGTTGAAAAGCGAAGGATTTATACAGACTTTACGGTCGGAGGTCAATTTAATGACTGAAATG GTGAAATGTTTGGATAGATTTACTTCACAACAGAGTCGGCTAGTGGTTGTTGTCGATGGGTTGGACAGTTGCGAACAAGACAAAGTACTCCTAGTCCTCGATGCTATTCAAGCGTTATTCAGCGACAATCACTGCCCGTTTATCGTCATCTTAGCCATTGATCCTCACGTCATTGCCAAG GCGGTGGAAGTGAATAGCAGGAGACTATTTACAGAATCCAATATTGGCGGTCACGACTACCTCCGCAACATGGTTCACCTACCGTTTTACCTTCAAAATAGTGGCTTACGAAAGCTGAAAGTGGCCCAACAGACGGCCCAGTATCACAAAAAGAGTGCATGGACAGAAGCAGAGGACAGTATTAACTATGCAACAACAAGCGCCATTCATCACTCGGTCTCAAACAGGAGACTCAGCACCGAATCGGGCGTTATGAATAGcacagaaaaattgaaacctcCGAGCAGAAAGAACAGCAGGAAACTCAGGCTGAGCGAATCTGTAGCTAGCAGTATTGGCAGCAACTTGAATAGACTGGGCGGCGCTcatgatttgaataaaatgttgctCACCGATGATTACTTTAGCGATGTAAATCCTCGTAGTATGAGACGACTTATGAACGTAGTATACGTTACAG GAAGACTGCTGAAAGCATTCCAAATAGATTTTAATTGGTATCATCTGGCCAGTTGGATCAACATCACAGAACAGTGGCCTTTTAGAACTTCTTGGATGATCCTACATTATGATCTCTATGAAGAAACGCTCGACGATTCCACATCCCTCAAAGCTCTGTACGATAA AGTGCGACCTCAGATACCGGTACTAAAAGACGTTCAACCCCTATTGGAAATGGATAGAGACGAGCGAAAACTCGATGTATTTCTTACTTTTCATCGATCTAGTCTTTTGATAtcagatatgaaaatattcctTCCGTTTACGATAAATCTCGATCCatatataaagaaaaagattaAAGAAGAGCAGCAGGTAATCGACGAGGAGAGTATGACTTCTGGTATGTACAAACCAGCCGCGCCGTGGAACAATCACGTCAATCATCAGGAACACTGGCCACCCAGTAAAAGCGTGTTAACTAATCGCCAACACAGATCATCCAGAGGAAACAATGAACAACGTCCGTTACAGCCAGGCTGGGTTGCACAATCGGCAATGGATTGGCAGCCTCCACCATGGGTACATTTGCCCCCTATGGAACCTGCGCCTAGGCCAATATCTGCAATCACTAGTCTTCCG CCAGACATtttggaaatgaaattatCGAGTCTCTCGGTTAATGGAGTTTGCGATCTCCTTGGGAAAGTAGAAGAACTAAGTCCAGCCCAAGCAGCCCGTTACAAAAATGTCATCAGGGAAAATAATATAAGTGGTCGAGTACTACTTCACTGTGATCTACAAGAGCTGAAAAAA GTACTTAAAATGGGGTTCGGAGATTGGGAACTTTTCCGTATCGTTATTGCGTCTCTTAGGGAAGCGGAACTTTCATCTTTTACAACTCATGAAGAAGGTCCTCGCAGCGTTCGATTTACCGTAGGATCAGAGCAAATTACACGCAAAG AACCAACGCCGCAAAATGTTTCATCGCGACCTGTTGTTGTGGAAAAAGATAAGTCTACATCACGAACCGATGGCTCTTCTAGACGAGATCCGAGCAAGCAATCTGTAATGGAAAAACAG TATCAG GTAACCCTTGAGGAACAAATGATCTGCGGAGCCCTGCAGACGTTGAATGAGGAGGCGTGCGAAGATGTGCTAGATGTACCTTCGCCAGCAACAGCTCCAACCGACTCACTTCCAG AGAGAATCATGGAGATACGAATGATTCTGGGACTTTTCCTGATGATCACTGCGGCGTCGGGATGGAATGTTACGTTTGAATCGCAGACGGTGACGGTTCACATGCACGAGGCACTTTCCGTGGCATTCACCGCCAACGTAACAGAGGCCGACGTTGCAAACGGGACCGTCGTCGTCTCGACGACGAGAGAATCCGTAGCAACCGTTGATGATTTGCCGGTGTTGGATTCGAGCACGGTGAACGATTTGGTTTGGAGTAGCAACCTTGTCGTGTCCGGTAACTTTCTCGGCAATGCCGACATCCTTCTGTCCATCGTATCTCCCGACcag GAGAACAAGACCTCGGACGCCCTGTCGGTGATCGTTATTCGAGAAGAGCGTATCATCGATACACTTTTCACAGTATTCGTTGCCGTCATGGTCTCAATAATGTACATCAACTTTGGCGCTGCCATGGACTGGCCACTCTGCAAACGTACCTTGAAGCGACCGATCGGTCCGACGATCGGGTTCGTTTGCCAGTTTATCTGGATGCCGCTG CTGAGTTACGGCATTGGATTAGTCCTGTTTCCAGACGATCCTGAACTGCGGTTGGGAATGTTTTTCGCCGGGGTGAGTCCTGCCGGAGGTGCATCTAATATTTGGACAGTAATTTTGGGTGGCAATCTCAATTTATCTGTAACAATGACCACCATCAGTACATTGGCAGCGTTTG GCATGATGCCGCTGTGGATCTTCACCCTTGGGAGTACGATTTTCAACAGTGCAAACCTCGGGGTTCCGTACTCGAGGATAGCAATGTTCGCAGTTGGTCTTGTCATTCCATTGGGTATCGGATTCCTGATTCAGAAAAAACTGCCAAGGGTCTCAAGGATACTAGTAAGAGTACTGAAGCCGTTGTGCAGTCTGCTGATCATTGCTATCATCGTATTCGCCATTATTACCAATCTGTATCTCTTTCAACTGTTTTCGTGGAGG ATCATTGTTGCTGGTATTGGATTACCCTGGCTGGGGTATTTGTTTGGGTATTTGCTCGCTCTTGTTCTGAGGCAACCGGGCCCTGATATAACAGCAATCTCCGTCGAAACCGGAGTTCAAAACACCGGAATCTCGATATTTCTACTCAGATTCTCGTTGCCGCAACCAGCTGCTGATTTGACCACCA TTGCTCCAGTATCAGTTGCGATAATGACGCCAATTCCATTGACTATTCTTTGGATCGTGAAACTGATTATGGATCGACGGAAAAAATCGATCGCTGCTTCAGCTGAGAAACTTCAAGGATCTACAGTGCCGATACCAACCGTATCTGCATCTACTAAAACGGACAACACCGAAAATCCTTGA